A segment of the Mytilus trossulus isolate FHL-02 chromosome 12, PNRI_Mtr1.1.1.hap1, whole genome shotgun sequence genome:
ttgacttttgtttcaacaaaattgacaaaattgacttttgtctcaacaaaattgacaaaattgacttttgtctcaacaaaatttacaaaattgacttttgtctcaacaaaaatgacaaaattgaattttgtctcaacaaaaatgacaaaattgaattttgtctcatcaaaaatgacaaaattgaattttgtctcaacaaaaatgacaaaattgaattttgtctcacaaaagtcaattttgtctcgcaaaagtcaattttgtctcacaaaagtcaattttgtctcaccaaagttaattttgtttcacaaaagtcaattttgtctcacaaaacttgacttttgttacctaatttgaaaattgagcgacaaaagtcacttttgtatttaaattagtttagtttggtttctgtgaactaatttgcatacaaaatcgacttttgttacacaaaattgacttttgttacacaaaaattacttttgttacacaaaattgacttttgttacacaaaattgacttttgttacacaaaattgacttttgtgagacaaaattgacttttgtctcaacaaaattgacaaaattgaattttgtctcaacaaaattgacaaaattgaattttgtctcaacaaaattaacaaaattgaattttgtctcaacaaaattgacaaaattgacaaaattgaattttgtctcaacaaaattaacaaaattgaattttgtctcaacaaaattaacaaaattgaattttgtctcaacaaaattgatttttgtctcacgaaagtcaattttgtctcacgaaagtcaattttgtctcagaaaagtaaattttgttgttacaaaattgaattttgtcgtcacaaaattgacttttgtttcaacaaaattgacaaaattgacttttgtctcaacaaaattgacaaaattgacttttgtctcaacaaaatttacaaaattgacttttgtctcaacaaaaatgacaaaattgaattttgtctcaacaaaaatgacaaaattgaattttgtctcatcaaaaatgacaaaattgaattttgtctcaacaaaaatgacaaaattgaattttgtctcacaaaagtcaattttgtctcgcaaaagtcaattttgtctcacaaaagtcaattttgtctcaccaaagttaattttgtttcacaaaagtcaattttgtctcacaaaattgaatcttaccgtacataattgacttttgtgatttaatttccatatcaggtaacaaaagtcaattgtgtatgcctttaagacaaaattgacttttgtcatgacaaatatgaattttgtctacaaaattgaattttgtcatgacaaaaatgaattttgtctacacaaatgaattttgtcatcacaaaattgaagttctcacaaaacaagtttgtagcacatagttttgtaatacaaaaatgattttgttatgacagaattgaattttgtacaaaaccacaagagtcccattcggcgccccgtacgtaccccatatttatgttttatttaatgacCTCATGATAAAACTTActtatgaaatacaaaaatacaaagatcAGTGGAGACAGGACATGTAACTGCTAATAATATAAAtgctaaaagaaaaagatgttgtataatTCCCAAAGCTATAATTCAAACCCACACCACTTAGTAATTTAagacaattcaaaggagaaaaccaactgtctaattTATCCACAAAATAGTGAACGAGAAACTTAGTAACACagtaacaaactacaaccactgaatccagactcctgacttggaaataggcacatacagaatgtgactgCGTCAACTTTAGCATGCTAGTTGGTGTCCAATCCTCCTCTAATCAGGTACAGTGTTGTAATAGAACAACATAAAGATTATTAAGTggtaattgaataaaaaaaatctatagggTGAaccaatgcatttttttataacaaaatccaTACTAAAAGttattgtacaagtaataagtgaatttgtacaaaatgctaCATGTTCACAGAcaatggaatttattacaaaggataataataatatatactgGAATAGTCCTGGGTCCAattgattttatatgtttatgtgatgtatgttACTGAAATTCTTCTGCAAATACAGGGCCACCCGATATCACCAGTAGAAAGACCATAATAGTTATACATTGTAAGAAAATGTGGTAagcgtgccaatgagactattATCCATTCAAATCACAATTTTTAATTAGCTTCAATTTATACGGTAAATTGGCTGTCAAAATGCtaacattaaaattttcaataacagttaacagcaaatagaTTTTCacaataacagaaaacaaaatagaaaatagtcctatagcactcacaccacatcttcctatatctataacagctaacaaagaattagacaataacagctaacagtaaatatattttcagaataacagataacaaagaattaaaatgccccataacagcataacagttaaaccccttgcccccccCTCTTCaaaggtcacaaaccaaaactataccgactacgtcggaaaaataAATGATTCCAAGTCACATGGCGGACATTTATAGTATATAACGTATGctaacaataaataaatcatataagTGTTTTATTCGTAGAGCTTACATAAAGTTGACGTCCAAACTTAATAACACGTGTTAGAAGTAGACAcggtttaattgtttttttaagagctattataaaaatattagttttaactatttaaatggttttatagctgaatatttGATTTCGCTCATTAATTTTCGTTGATTTATGAACCATTTATTACATCtcaaattatatttcattgtcgaggataaaaaaaatagataatcatgttaaatttgaaataaaattgttattacTGGACATCAGACTAGAACCAGTGGTGCTGTTGGAAATGTACCTTATTCGGTTTTTCTGCTAACGGATATCTGGGCAAATCTTAAATTTTTTGCATCGTCCTTCGTTGATTATTGCTTTGCCAAAAAGAAGACGTGgtgtgagtgacaatgagacaactctcaatcacAGTCACAGTGTgcaaaaagtaaacatttataagtttaagtacggccttcaacacggagctttggctaacaccaaactataaagggccccaataTGACATCTTCcggatctttttttatattcagataCATTGTAATGCGCTGTAGGCTGAAACTGACATACTTCTAATACTACGAATATtccaccccctttttttgttttacataaaaacaacacaaatgTACATGACAAGGAACATACTGAGTAAAAAGTACGATAGAGTCATGAAGAATCGATCCAGGAGATGGGCATATTCTTTTCctgaaatattgtattttaaatctaGTGTGTCGTCTTTCTCATATTCTATCACAGCATCTTGGACTTTATTCGTACACCTTGAAACTTTTATCAGACACGCAGCTAACTTTCCCGGCTTGAATGTTTCTGTGTGGTAGTAACGCATTGATATGATTACAAATATTACTATCATACCACTGATCGCTATAATGAGTATCATGACAAGCAGGAGAGTGCACAAGGGGTCAGATGATGTTGGAAGCGACGACAAAGCAATTGTCAAAAATATAGCATATGATAATAGGATAGTCACTGCATAAGATACACGCTCTCCTGAGTCTGGCGGCAACACGAACACTAATGGATTCAGAATACAGAACGATAAAGTCGGTACAACTAACATTACAGCATAGTAAAGTGGACGACGTGTTAAAGTTACTTCAACGTTAAACTTTATGGAGTATATAGAAGTCACCTCCACATACGAACGACTTTTTACTATCCAATCAGAGTTTGTTGAGAAGTAATCCATTATTACATAGTCGAAAAGCGGAGATAATGTGATATCCAGAGCTGATGTTCCCCATGGTTGAAATTCCAGAGTACAGACTTGTGTGTCAAACGGAAATTTTGTAAAGTCTGTAGAGCATTTTGCATTCAACACGCCACCGGGAAACCATGCCACCATTCCAAAACTATAAACAGTAAGAACGTTGTTTGTGTCGTAACCGAATGGTTTCATTTCATTTGGAGAATTCACGAGAAAGATATAAGGATGCCATATTTTTGAGTTGTCTAAAACAAGATTAGTAACACCGCCATAACTTGCTGGGTTCCATTGTAAAGAGACGTCATTCCATCTCATAGAAAGTCCGCCAGTCAAAGATAACGTTTCGTCGACACCATTAAAACCATTTACAGTAAACAGACAAAACCCGAGTTTGACTTCGACAGGACTTGATGCGTTTTCCTTCGGAAGAAGATGTTTTTCATATCCATTCATGATATAAGTGAGGACATTTTTCGAATCTTGCAAAGTTTGCGCTTGCGATACTGTATACAAATATCCAAACATAAAGAACAGAAATAAACGATTCATGACGGACATTAATGCTACTGGTATATAGCGTATATATACTAACAGTTAATAAATCATATAAGTGTTTATTCATAGCTTATATAAAGTTAACGTCCAAACTTAATAACACGTGTTAAAAGTGGACACGGTTTTAATTGGCCTTTTAAGTGCTTATTAAGATTAATATGAACAATATTagtgtttactttttaaaatgattgtAAAGCTGACTatatgatttttctcattgcCAAATGTAGAACGTCTCATTTGAGATCACAATTCACTTTAATAGTAATCTCctagtgaattaaaaaaaactgttgaccCTGATAAGTCCACATGGACTGGGTaatcagatttttaaaaaaagtatttcaaatatttttttttcgtatttcctgtctatttgtaatacatttaatatttgtaCGTTTTCTACCGACCGtgcaagtatatatatatagccagtCCAGGTCGTTAACAAGTTCTGTCATCGTcattaacgttttttttttacgttagcaacatattttccttttttctagCAATATGCAGTTTACTATTCACATCcatacactgtaaaaaaaaacaacaaaaactctGTTAACCGAGTCCCTGTTAATCAGTCGtgatattgacaaaaaaaattaacattagaTCTCCACAGACCAATCTCCCTTAATTTCTTGGATGACGCTTCTAATTTATTAATGCATCTTAGTTTCGGACATTGAGTTTAAAAGTCTTTCGCAAATTATACCACTTAGCACAAACCTATCCTTaattgacaattt
Coding sequences within it:
- the LOC134693052 gene encoding acetylcholine receptor subunit alpha-1-B-like, producing the protein MSVMNRLFLFFMFGYLYTVSQAQTLQDSKNVLTYIMNGYEKHLLPKENASSPVEVKLGFCLFTVNGFNGVDETLSLTGGLSMRWNDVSLQWNPASYGGVTNLVLDNSKIWHPYIFLVNSPNEMKPFGYDTNNVLTVYSFGMVAWFPGGVLNAKCSTDFTKFPFDTQVCTLEFQPWGTSALDITLSPLFDYVIMDYFSTNSDWIVKSRSYVEVTSIYSIKFNVEVTLTRRPLYYAVMLVVPTLSFCILNPLVFVLPPDSGERVSYAVTILLSYAIFLTIALSSLPTSSDPLCTLLLVMILIIAISGMIVIFVIISMRYYHTETFKPGKLAACLIKVSRCTNKVQDAVIEYEKDDTLDLKYNISGKEYAHLLDRFFMTLSYFLLSMFLVMYICVVFM